One Chryseobacterium wanjuense genomic region harbors:
- a CDS encoding histidine kinase dimerization/phosphoacceptor domain -containing protein has product MKAKYLFCFLLSFSLLGYGQTSIKNNYDIKKNRLLIKATAMYIHSVNQGFIDMDSAVVLACTANKFPVSMSFDEGYNDGSYLPGGKMVDENNIDTAKDILKQLKKTDKIRLLLHLGSHYLFKTGEKKEDLQQSLFFIQQAIELSNAMGIPKWKQQSNILLGKYYVQANNPVESKKIFAKVVIESRNFNDRKSLAEALSNQGTYLSLDDPDKEKALSESMILYRSVGEKELEIELLMKLLTVHFWKGNIDLAEKELLQASALQKKIGFKHLHYTSAPLAFIYSVKYNLNKSLFYSINSIETMEATNDMICADNFYLRLGNIYEKMEHTKEALELYKKSFDVGTKNINSGSWYKSFPLTIQLFIKDKRYKEALDYLKKADTYPPNTAIDIFYLSQTRASLYEKIGNNVLAEKYYLEMARNAENMMSTRTSRNVAIGYSQVSLFYAKTGKPDQAKFYADKALDVSKKTNQNFTIQELDLSLFKIDSLKGNYLSAIGHYQDYNKVNDSLYNVSKNREIEELKIQYETLKKEDNIKTLEMQSKLQQSKLHRSRLLINLSIGSILLLVVIIGLLYNSYKVKQKNNKELMIKENEISQQNIKLQHLLEDKEWLIKEIHHRVKNNLQTVISLLNSQSAYIDDDLALSTIKNSQHRIHAMSLIHQKLYMSENISTINMPIYINELVEYLKDSFNLKQNIRFKINIDEIELDVSQAIPLGLIINEAVTNSIKYAFPDNSQGIISISLITKDTDHYLLTIADNGTGIILDPDKKTKNSFGMSLIRGLSDDLDGKFSIENSNGTLLQLSFEKNEQTRKHTI; this is encoded by the coding sequence ATGAAAGCCAAATATCTTTTTTGTTTTCTCCTATCATTTTCCTTGTTGGGCTATGGTCAGACTTCGATTAAAAATAATTATGACATCAAAAAAAACAGATTATTAATAAAAGCTACTGCCATGTACATCCACTCTGTAAACCAAGGTTTTATAGATATGGACAGTGCTGTGGTTCTGGCCTGTACAGCCAATAAATTCCCGGTTTCGATGTCATTTGATGAAGGATATAATGACGGGAGTTATTTGCCTGGCGGAAAAATGGTCGACGAGAATAATATTGATACTGCAAAAGATATACTTAAACAATTAAAAAAAACCGACAAAATACGCTTGCTATTACACTTGGGAAGCCATTATCTTTTTAAAACCGGAGAAAAAAAGGAAGACCTTCAACAATCATTATTTTTCATACAACAGGCTATTGAACTGAGCAATGCCATGGGGATTCCTAAATGGAAGCAACAAAGCAATATCCTACTGGGAAAATACTATGTACAGGCAAATAATCCTGTGGAGAGCAAAAAGATTTTTGCAAAAGTTGTTATTGAAAGCCGAAATTTTAATGACAGAAAATCTTTAGCCGAAGCCTTAAGTAACCAGGGAACTTATCTCTCTTTGGACGATCCTGATAAAGAAAAAGCCTTATCCGAATCCATGATATTATATCGGTCTGTTGGTGAAAAGGAATTGGAAATAGAATTGTTGATGAAACTATTAACGGTGCATTTCTGGAAGGGAAATATCGATCTTGCGGAGAAAGAGCTTTTACAAGCTTCTGCCCTTCAAAAAAAGATTGGATTTAAGCATCTTCACTATACTTCTGCTCCACTGGCGTTTATATATTCTGTGAAATATAATCTGAATAAGTCACTATTTTATTCCATCAACAGTATAGAGACGATGGAAGCAACAAATGATATGATCTGCGCAGATAATTTCTACCTCCGTTTGGGTAACATCTACGAGAAAATGGAACATACAAAAGAAGCTTTGGAATTATACAAAAAGAGTTTCGATGTCGGCACGAAAAACATTAACAGCGGGAGCTGGTACAAAAGTTTTCCATTAACGATTCAATTATTTATAAAAGATAAAAGATACAAAGAAGCCCTTGATTATTTAAAAAAAGCAGATACATACCCGCCTAATACCGCAATAGATATTTTTTACCTCTCCCAAACCAGAGCGTCCCTGTATGAGAAAATCGGAAATAATGTATTAGCTGAAAAGTATTATCTGGAAATGGCGCGAAATGCAGAAAACATGATGTCTACCAGAACCTCCAGAAATGTTGCCATAGGATATTCTCAGGTATCATTATTTTATGCAAAAACAGGAAAACCGGATCAAGCCAAATTCTATGCCGACAAAGCATTGGATGTCAGCAAAAAAACAAATCAAAATTTTACTATTCAGGAGCTCGATCTTTCGTTATTTAAAATCGATTCCCTTAAAGGCAATTACCTTTCTGCAATAGGGCACTATCAGGACTATAACAAGGTTAATGACTCTTTGTACAATGTTTCAAAAAACAGAGAAATCGAAGAATTAAAAATTCAATATGAAACCTTAAAAAAAGAAGATAATATTAAGACTTTGGAAATGCAGAGCAAATTACAGCAAAGCAAACTCCACCGTTCAAGACTTCTGATTAACCTGTCAATCGGATCTATATTGCTGCTCGTCGTGATCATCGGATTGCTGTACAACAGCTACAAGGTGAAACAGAAAAACAATAAGGAATTAATGATCAAAGAAAATGAAATCAGCCAACAGAATATAAAGCTTCAGCATTTGCTGGAAGACAAAGAATGGCTTATCAAGGAAATTCATCACAGGGTTAAAAATAATCTCCAGACCGTCATCAGCCTGCTCAATTCACAGTCTGCGTATATTGATGACGATCTGGCATTATCTACCATCAAGAACAGCCAACACAGGATTCATGCGATGTCCCTGATTCATCAAAAACTTTATATGTCCGAAAATATTTCAACCATTAATATGCCCATCTATATCAATGAGCTGGTTGAATATTTAAAAGATTCTTTTAACCTAAAACAGAATATCCGATTTAAAATCAATATCGATGAAATAGAACTGGATGTATCACAGGCGATACCTTTAGGATTAATTATAAACGAAGCCGTCACCAATTCCATAAAATATGCATTTCCTGATAACTCACAAGGAATCATTTCTATATCACTGATTACAAAAGATACAGACCACTATCTACTGACTATTGCAGATAACGGAACCGGAATTATCTTGGATCCGGACAAAAAAACAAAAAATTCGTTCGGAATGAGCCTTATCAGAGGACTCTCAGATGATCTGGACGGTAAATTTTCAATTGAAAACAGCAACGGTACCTTATTACAGTTGTCTTTTGAAAAAAATGAGCAGACGCGAAAACATACAATTTAG
- a CDS encoding sigma 54-interacting transcriptional regulator, which produces MELEKNEIDKKKKILIVEDQFIEAHDLQLILEKAQYEVIGIARSVVQALTFIDEEKPDLVFVDIFLKGTETGIDLAKKLHEKHIGFIFLSANSSRSVLEEAKKTQPYGFIVKPFREQDVLITLEIAFYRHNHGIESQMQQENILRESIDAISCQPVKWEQALLQLARLFQTYIPFDYLQLEPVHNGYSPTGLLRKDFENYEIIDADKIAKISGKNKSEIDEIQSGSPKHEFPKVYYDQSFREIFQNSGFVRLIAATFGIRSFMVLPVRMGEDVFNFSFFSRNSDAYNNEHLQLLTKLESKLAKLVSNLHNTKKKQPNIITNKKVDIDQMSNGFSSMVGNSQKMISVFDYIKRVAPSDTSVLIMGESGTGKEKVAQSIHNLSPRKNKPLVVINCGAIPNNLAESLLFGHEKGAFTGAFEKRIGKFEAADGGTVFLDEIGEMPMDIQVKLLRVLQEKEIERIGSSSPVKLNVRIIAATNRNLEDEVAAGRFRLDLYYRLHVFPITVPPLRERREDIPVLVAHFITIFSKTLGIDEPAVSDHALTQMKAYDWPGNVRELEHVIHRSMLMKDGNLIKDIILPNFPKNQGEEKTQEFSIKTIHENERDYINYILKTCRGKVSGAGGAAEILNIPASTLYSKMKKLGIKNNPLL; this is translated from the coding sequence ATGGAATTAGAAAAAAATGAGATTGATAAAAAAAAGAAAATACTCATTGTTGAAGACCAGTTTATTGAAGCGCACGATTTACAGTTAATCCTTGAAAAAGCGCAATATGAAGTCATCGGAATTGCACGTTCCGTAGTTCAGGCTCTTACTTTTATTGATGAAGAAAAGCCGGATTTGGTTTTTGTAGATATCTTCCTCAAAGGCACGGAAACGGGGATTGATTTGGCTAAAAAGTTACACGAAAAGCATATCGGATTTATCTTTTTGTCTGCCAATTCCAGCAGATCGGTACTGGAAGAAGCCAAAAAAACGCAGCCTTACGGTTTTATTGTGAAACCGTTCAGAGAACAAGATGTGCTGATAACCTTAGAGATCGCTTTTTATCGTCACAATCATGGGATCGAATCGCAAATGCAGCAGGAAAATATTTTACGGGAAAGTATTGATGCGATTTCCTGCCAACCTGTAAAATGGGAGCAGGCCTTGTTGCAGCTAGCCAGACTTTTTCAAACCTACATACCGTTTGATTATCTGCAGCTAGAGCCTGTTCATAATGGCTATAGCCCGACAGGACTGCTCAGGAAAGATTTTGAAAATTATGAAATAATCGATGCCGACAAAATAGCCAAGATCAGCGGAAAAAATAAGTCAGAAATAGACGAAATACAGTCAGGGTCCCCAAAACATGAATTTCCAAAAGTGTATTACGACCAATCTTTCAGGGAAATTTTTCAAAACTCAGGTTTTGTAAGGTTAATTGCAGCCACTTTCGGCATCAGGTCTTTTATGGTATTGCCGGTAAGGATGGGGGAAGATGTTTTTAATTTTTCCTTTTTCAGCCGAAATTCTGATGCTTACAACAATGAACATTTGCAGCTTTTGACCAAACTTGAATCCAAATTGGCCAAGCTGGTAAGCAATCTACATAATACAAAGAAAAAACAGCCTAATATAATTACTAATAAAAAGGTTGATATTGATCAGATGTCAAACGGATTTTCCTCTATGGTAGGCAACAGCCAAAAGATGATTTCCGTGTTTGATTATATTAAAAGAGTAGCGCCTTCGGATACGTCAGTATTAATTATGGGAGAAAGCGGCACCGGAAAGGAAAAAGTAGCACAGAGTATACATAATTTATCACCCAGAAAAAATAAGCCTTTGGTGGTCATTAATTGTGGTGCTATTCCCAATAATCTGGCAGAATCTCTTCTTTTTGGTCATGAAAAAGGAGCTTTCACCGGAGCCTTCGAAAAACGCATCGGAAAGTTTGAAGCAGCAGACGGCGGTACTGTTTTTTTGGATGAAATAGGTGAAATGCCGATGGATATTCAGGTAAAGCTTTTACGGGTGCTTCAGGAAAAAGAAATCGAAAGGATAGGAAGCAGTTCTCCGGTCAAATTAAACGTTCGCATTATAGCTGCGACCAATCGTAACCTGGAAGATGAGGTGGCAGCCGGACGTTTCAGGCTCGATCTGTATTACAGGCTTCATGTTTTTCCAATAACGGTACCGCCGCTTAGAGAACGAAGAGAGGATATCCCTGTTCTGGTAGCTCATTTTATTACGATATTCAGTAAAACACTGGGAATTGATGAGCCTGCGGTTTCGGATCATGCATTGACACAAATGAAAGCCTACGACTGGCCGGGCAATGTGAGGGAGCTGGAACATGTCATTCATAGAAGTATGCTGATGAAGGATGGTAATTTGATCAAGGATATCATACTTCCCAATTTTCCGAAAAACCAGGGTGAGGAAAAAACGCAGGAATTTTCGATTAAAACCATTCATGAAAATGAAAGAGATTACATTAATTATATTTTAAAAACATGTAGAGGAAAGGTTTCCGGGGCAGGTGGTGCTGCAGAAATCCTGAATATTCCGGCATCTACTTTATATTCAAAAATGAAAAAGCTGGGCATAAAAAACAACCCGCTTCTGTAA
- a CDS encoding helix-turn-helix domain-containing protein: MIITENNKRLLTPKQIRFPSSDRDEEFGCINIRRVPSEYFADLTWFEPNCFTLTFAVDASGQYKTKANTYDIVPGTFFFSRPETFRLMEWTGLHEIYHVCFSEHFLQKYAGVELFKTFPFLFLENYAPKYGNQEIIDDFRIIFEEIAHEYQENFSISKNIIANLLTQLLLKIKRNFWTEYDMNADRKKNHDIVRKFIIHLEDHYQQIQQGTASIQLRVNDYAKKQGIHENYLSNIVKEKTGKTVSHWISEKTILISKRLLENFSFSIKEISYRLGFPYISYFTIFFKKHTGFTPTEFRKMIA; this comes from the coding sequence ATGATAATCACTGAGAACAATAAAAGGCTATTGACTCCAAAGCAAATCCGGTTTCCATCGTCGGACAGGGATGAAGAATTCGGATGCATCAATATAAGACGGGTTCCTTCGGAATATTTTGCCGACCTGACATGGTTTGAGCCCAACTGCTTTACCCTTACTTTTGCAGTGGATGCCAGCGGACAGTACAAAACAAAGGCAAATACCTACGATATTGTACCCGGAACTTTCTTTTTTAGCAGACCCGAAACATTCCGACTCATGGAGTGGACGGGATTACATGAAATTTACCATGTCTGCTTTTCTGAACATTTTCTGCAGAAATATGCCGGAGTAGAACTTTTCAAAACATTTCCCTTTTTATTTTTAGAAAACTATGCCCCGAAATATGGTAATCAGGAAATTATTGACGATTTCAGGATTATTTTTGAGGAAATTGCCCACGAATATCAAGAAAATTTTAGCATAAGTAAAAATATTATCGCTAATCTGCTTACTCAATTGCTTTTAAAAATAAAACGGAATTTCTGGACAGAATATGACATGAATGCCGATAGAAAGAAAAATCATGATATTGTAAGGAAATTTATAATACATCTTGAGGATCATTATCAGCAAATACAGCAAGGTACAGCATCAATACAACTCAGGGTAAATGATTATGCAAAAAAACAGGGCATCCATGAAAATTATCTTTCCAATATTGTGAAAGAAAAAACAGGCAAAACCGTAAGCCATTGGATTTCAGAAAAAACAATTTTAATTTCTAAAAGACTGCTCGAAAATTTTTCGTTTTCAATAAAAGAAATTTCTTACCGGCTGGGATTTCCTTATATCTCCTATTTCACAATATTTTTTAAAAAACATACCGGATTTACCCCCACCGAATTCCGAAAAATGATCGCCTAG
- a CDS encoding AraC family transcriptional regulator: MKPQLTEIRKFTDSLAFMNLPVFTYIERDDFAIVRVEELGMKIPHNSPVFRPDHFNIIVVPDGSATYLINDTIFEISSHQILFIRPDTFLSYRWLHVGRAYMISFSASFFLQFWASGINEIQRLDNSKGYITNLTEKMMKNVEQICQNIYKETTSQIPYKYELITNLILNLLLLIRRQQQTKQQEVPVNTSNPYVTQFFLDLENNFSTIISGETKVLLRAKDYANRQNLNENYLSKTVCTHSGKTVSQWIHEKLINEIKFLLKYTDKSMREIASLYGFHDLNYFYNYFKRHTKNAPGLFRKSFTT, translated from the coding sequence ATGAAACCACAACTAACCGAAATAAGAAAATTTACAGACAGCCTGGCTTTTATGAACCTGCCTGTTTTTACATACATTGAGCGCGATGATTTTGCAATTGTCCGTGTGGAAGAATTAGGAATGAAAATTCCCCACAACAGCCCCGTCTTCCGGCCGGATCATTTTAATATTATTGTCGTGCCTGACGGTAGTGCAACCTATCTTATCAATGATACGATCTTCGAGATTTCTTCCCACCAGATACTTTTTATACGACCCGACACTTTTCTTTCCTACCGCTGGCTGCATGTTGGCAGAGCTTATATGATAAGCTTCAGCGCCAGTTTCTTTTTGCAGTTTTGGGCTTCGGGAATCAATGAAATTCAGAGGCTTGACAATTCTAAAGGCTATATCACCAACCTTACAGAAAAAATGATGAAAAACGTAGAACAGATCTGTCAGAATATTTACAAAGAAACGACCTCACAAATTCCTTACAAATATGAGCTCATCACCAATCTCATTCTCAATCTTCTCTTACTGATACGGCGCCAACAGCAAACAAAACAGCAGGAAGTGCCCGTTAATACTTCAAATCCGTATGTCACGCAATTTTTTTTGGATCTCGAAAATAATTTCAGCACCATCATTTCCGGAGAAACCAAAGTACTGCTCCGCGCCAAAGATTATGCAAATCGGCAAAACCTGAATGAAAATTACCTTTCAAAAACAGTTTGCACCCATAGCGGAAAAACTGTAAGCCAGTGGATCCATGAAAAACTGATTAACGAGATTAAATTTTTGCTGAAATATACCGACAAATCTATGCGCGAAATCGCAAGCTTATACGGTTTCCATGACCTTAATTATTTTTATAATTATTTTAAAAGACATACTAAAAATGCTCCGGGTTTATTTAGAAAAAGCTTTACTACCTGA
- a CDS encoding alpha/beta fold hydrolase: MKIYRLSRSFAIIALLIISFFSIAWIPENRHNNVESSTKAKPTIVLVHGAFADGSSWSKVIPILQKEGFRTVAVQNPLTSLQDDVAFVNRILEEIDGSVVLVGHSWAGMVITEAGNNPKVKSLVYVAAYAPDANESISDLSKEAYEIKKFPPVPGRDNPKISNGYIQLREETVIKHFAHDLPIEEAKILAAVQGRFHTGNPTAKISKPAWKDKPSFYIVADEDHIISPLMEQEMARKIKATTYHLKASHAVMLSKPQEVAKVIIKASEGIE, from the coding sequence ATGAAAATATATAGACTTTCGAGAAGCTTTGCTATTATAGCTTTGTTAATAATCAGCTTTTTCTCCATTGCCTGGATTCCCGAAAATCGGCACAACAATGTAGAATCTTCTACAAAAGCAAAACCAACCATTGTTTTGGTGCATGGTGCATTTGCAGACGGTTCCTCTTGGAGTAAAGTGATTCCCATATTGCAAAAAGAAGGATTTCGCACTGTTGCGGTACAAAATCCGCTGACTTCTCTACAGGACGATGTGGCGTTTGTCAATCGGATATTGGAAGAAATCGACGGTTCTGTCGTACTGGTTGGGCACTCTTGGGCAGGAATGGTAATTACAGAAGCCGGAAATAATCCTAAGGTAAAATCTTTGGTATATGTAGCGGCTTATGCACCGGATGCTAATGAGAGCATTTCCGATCTTAGTAAAGAAGCGTATGAAATCAAGAAATTTCCTCCTGTACCGGGACGTGATAATCCTAAAATCAGCAACGGATACATCCAATTGCGTGAAGAAACTGTAATAAAACATTTTGCCCATGATCTTCCGATAGAGGAAGCTAAAATACTTGCAGCGGTACAGGGGCGTTTTCATACAGGGAATCCAACGGCAAAAATTTCTAAACCCGCATGGAAGGATAAACCAAGCTTTTATATAGTTGCAGATGAAGATCATATCATCTCTCCGCTTATGGAACAGGAAATGGCCAGGAAAATAAAGGCTACAACTTATCATCTCAAAGCGAGTCATGCTGTAATGCTGTCTAAACCACAGGAAGTGGCAAAAGTGATTATAAAAGCATCGGAAGGTATAGAATAA
- a CDS encoding alpha/beta hydrolase, translating into METAKQKSNIIVFIHGLFLNNESWTEWKNYFEAIGYTVYAPAYPGHTGNPVSLRANIDPELITAGFTDVMNVMNSFVDSLSEKPIVIGHSMGGLVAQKLAEAGKAVACVSIDGAPPKNVMPPFTTIKTTWPALNIFKNNSHAYLGTRKWYRKSFFNTVSEEESNSFYEKHAVPESRKIVKESAFSSASKINFKKPHVPLLFISGEMDAFFPPGFIKKIAGMYSDKNSIVQFKMFEKRSHFICGEKNWMQVADYINIWLCDVLNKIK; encoded by the coding sequence ATGGAAACTGCAAAGCAAAAATCAAATATCATTGTATTTATTCATGGCCTGTTTTTAAATAATGAAAGCTGGACAGAATGGAAAAACTATTTTGAAGCAATAGGATATACGGTGTATGCTCCTGCTTATCCCGGCCATACCGGAAATCCGGTTTCTTTAAGGGCGAATATCGATCCCGAACTCATCACAGCAGGGTTCACGGATGTCATGAACGTCATGAACAGCTTTGTCGATTCGCTTTCAGAAAAACCGATTGTTATCGGGCATTCAATGGGAGGGCTTGTTGCGCAAAAGCTTGCAGAAGCTGGTAAAGCTGTAGCTTGTGTAAGTATCGACGGTGCTCCGCCCAAAAATGTAATGCCGCCTTTTACAACGATAAAAACAACCTGGCCTGCACTGAATATCTTTAAAAATAATTCACATGCATATCTCGGGACTAGAAAGTGGTATCGGAAATCGTTTTTCAATACCGTCTCAGAAGAGGAAAGCAATAGTTTCTATGAAAAACATGCCGTTCCGGAAAGCAGGAAAATCGTGAAAGAATCTGCTTTCAGTAGTGCCTCAAAAATTAATTTTAAAAAACCGCATGTTCCGCTATTGTTTATTTCAGGGGAAATGGATGCTTTTTTTCCTCCCGGGTTTATCAAAAAAATAGCAGGTATGTACAGTGATAAAAACAGCATTGTTCAGTTTAAAATGTTTGAAAAACGCAGCCACTTTATCTGTGGGGAAAAAAACTGGATGCAAGTGGCAGATTATATCAATATCTGGCTTTGTGATGTATTAAATAAGATTAAATGA
- a CDS encoding alpha/beta fold hydrolase produces MKNNIYYRKIKIDTIDIFYREAGSKENPVLLLLHGFPSSSHMYRDLIRELSGTFYIIAPDYPGFGQSSTPEIKDFTFSFHNLSVVMEAFIDALELKDINLFVQDYGGPIGFRIALRRPGLIKSFIIQNANAYEEGLGEALAPLAAYIENNSDEAEQGARAFLKPEATQWQYLEGASQPEKVSPDSYSMDQFYLQRPGNDLIQLALFRDYGNNMALYPEWQHYLKTNQPKTLVVWGKNDKMFVEAGGEAYRKDLPDAEIHQLEGGHFLLEEHSEKVARLVEKFLMN; encoded by the coding sequence ATGAAAAATAATATTTATTACCGAAAAATAAAAATTGACACGATAGATATTTTTTACCGGGAAGCAGGCAGTAAAGAAAACCCCGTATTATTGCTGTTGCATGGTTTTCCTTCTTCGTCGCACATGTACAGGGATCTTATCCGTGAGCTTTCAGGAACATTTTACATAATTGCTCCGGATTATCCGGGATTTGGCCAAAGCAGCACCCCGGAAATCAAAGATTTTACCTTCAGTTTTCACAATCTGTCTGTGGTGATGGAGGCTTTTATAGATGCACTTGAACTTAAAGATATTAATCTCTTTGTTCAGGATTACGGAGGTCCGATCGGCTTCAGGATTGCTTTACGCAGACCTGGATTGATCAAATCATTTATTATACAAAATGCCAATGCATATGAAGAAGGACTTGGGGAAGCCCTTGCTCCTTTGGCTGCTTATATTGAAAATAACAGCGATGAAGCTGAACAGGGCGCAAGAGCATTCTTAAAGCCCGAAGCAACCCAATGGCAATATCTTGAAGGGGCATCACAACCGGAAAAAGTAAGTCCCGACAGCTATTCAATGGATCAGTTTTACCTGCAGCGTCCGGGAAATGATCTTATTCAGCTGGCTTTATTCCGTGATTATGGAAATAATATGGCTTTATATCCGGAATGGCAGCATTATTTAAAGACCAATCAGCCGAAAACTCTTGTTGTATGGGGTAAAAATGATAAAATGTTTGTAGAAGCCGGAGGAGAAGCATATCGAAAAGATTTACCCGATGCGGAAATTCATCAGTTGGAGGGAGGCCATTTCTTACTTGAAGAACATTCTGAGAAAGTAGCCCGTCTCGTTGAAAAATTTCTTATGAATTGA
- a CDS encoding putative quinol monooxygenase, producing MEKEVIVKWKIEETKIDEILTLLPTLAEETKKEEGNVHYAIYQSETDPNELILHERYRSPEAQEAHRNSKHYQSIVVEKIMPYLIEREVNVVKKII from the coding sequence ATGGAAAAAGAAGTCATCGTAAAATGGAAAATCGAGGAAACAAAGATTGACGAAATTCTGACATTGTTGCCGACTCTTGCAGAAGAAACAAAAAAAGAGGAAGGAAACGTTCATTATGCAATTTATCAGTCTGAAACCGATCCTAATGAGCTTATTCTGCATGAGCGGTATCGAAGTCCAGAGGCTCAGGAAGCCCATAGAAATTCAAAACATTATCAATCCATTGTTGTAGAAAAGATAATGCCTTACCTCATAGAACGTGAGGTGAATGTGGTAAAAAAAATAATCTGA